A window from Phaeocystidibacter marisrubri encodes these proteins:
- a CDS encoding deoxynucleoside kinase, whose protein sequence is MHIAIAGNIGSGKTTLTGMLAKHYNWEAHYEDVEENPYLDDFYTEMQRWSFNLQIYFLNSRFRQVVDIRNEDKKVVQDRTIYEDAYIFAPNLHAMGLMTSRDFDNYMSLFHLMESFLQPPDLLIYLRASIPTLVDQIQKRGRQYENNIRIDYLNRLNERYEAWISSYNRGKLLVIDIDKNRFPDNPEDLGEIINKIDAEINGLF, encoded by the coding sequence ATGCACATTGCCATTGCCGGTAACATCGGCTCAGGAAAAACAACCCTCACCGGGATGCTTGCCAAGCATTACAATTGGGAAGCCCATTACGAAGACGTAGAGGAAAATCCATATTTGGACGACTTCTATACAGAGATGCAACGCTGGTCTTTCAACCTTCAGATTTACTTCCTCAACTCGAGATTTCGTCAAGTTGTTGATATCCGCAATGAGGATAAGAAGGTGGTTCAAGATAGAACGATCTACGAGGACGCATACATCTTCGCTCCCAACTTGCACGCCATGGGACTGATGACCTCCAGAGACTTCGACAACTACATGTCGCTCTTCCACTTGATGGAATCATTCCTTCAGCCACCAGATCTACTCATCTATTTGAGGGCTTCAATTCCCACATTGGTAGATCAGATTCAGAAGAGAGGTCGCCAGTACGAAAACAACATTCGCATTGACTACTTAAATCGACTCAATGAACGCTATGAGGCTTGGATTTCCAGCTACAATCGGGGAAAGTTATTAGTGATTGATATCGACAAGAACCGTTTCCCTGACAACCCAGAAGATTTGGGCGAAATCATCAACAAAATAGACGCGGAGATCAACGGCTTATTCTGA